The DNA segment TTGAGTACTGGGGAGAAgtgggagctcaggcacagccctgtgttTAGCATTTCCTATTgcagtgctctgcagagcttccTGCTTGCTTTCAGCAGGTTGCCAGCTTATGTTTCAACACCTGCCTCTTTTAATAATGCATAAACCCCTGAATTTGGGGTTTGGATTCCACTACAAGAGTGAAGCAGCTAAACTGTCTGTGGTTCAGGCACCCTTTGTGACCTGAAAGAAACAGTGAGAATGGTTTTCTTAAACCAAGTTCTGTGGATGGTATTTGTGCAGAGGTACGCACAGCATACCTTTGGTCCTGGATGGCCTCAGGGACTGGCTTCAACCTTAAAGACAAACAATCTTTCTTTGCACGACTGCGATACATACAGGGGCTACTAATATTGCCGCTgctaatttttcttcctttttgggGGTAATTGAGCCTGAATGGGTTGCTCCTATATAGTATTCCTTTCCCAGGTGGAAGAAATGCATGTCATTACAGGCCACTTGCTTTCTATTGCCGCAGAatgcagaaaatgcttttttaaagacGCAGACATTGTCTTTTCATGGTGTgctataaaaagaaattttagttTTTTCATAGCTTTATTCATGATGAGAGGACACTTCAGCCTATGTGAGCTCTCAAGTCTCCACTCTAGGTTTGTACGGTTCAGGTGGTAGGCCAGTCATTTTCATTGGGTAGTATTATTATCATTTGTCTggcaaaaaaacaacccaaactcCCTGTCCTTGCAGCTGACAGTACCTGGTGTAGTCCTAAGATGATTATGTGATCTTCTGCAATGCTGTAGTGATGGGTGAATAAAGTGTCATTCCAAAGCATTAGCAAACACCAAACTGGGAGCTAGTTTACCCATGGAAACATGACACAGCAGCATAAAATACAGGACTAACAGAGACTTCTGTGAGCACCCTTGTGTGGcctttatcagaaaaaaagtagCTATTTGGGGAAGGGTTTCTTTGGtggtttaaaatttttttataggaaaaagaagaaagtgggGAATTTTGAAATAgatacaatgaaaaataaagctgcCATTGGACAAAGTGTaagctggttttctttttaattaacagACTTgttaaattttacattttcaagtattttatcTGATGACTATAAGGGAATACAACTGTATCAGGATTCTTCAGAGGTTTTTGATACAGTCAGTCAAGTATAATATAGTTGTGATATGTGATTTGTGTGCAATGGCTTCCTCTAAATAACATGTACTTTTGAAATTCACTTATTCCAACGGTTGGTTTACAATGTTTGCAAACCTCATACACGGCCTATGTGTTAAAATGTACAACTGGCTTGTTCCTCCACCCTGCATTAACTATTAGCCTGGCTGGTGTCATCCATTCTGCAGCATGACATGGTGTCTAGTGTTGTTAGAGCATGTGTCCATCCTGTCTTGTGTTTCCTGTGtctttctgtctgtcctgcagtgtttgtctgtgtgtgtctattTATAGATGAAGGGGCAGAGGATAATGTGGGACTGCTACAGCACTGCCCCACCTGTGGGCCTGCTGCCGGCAGTGAGTGGCGTAAACACCTGGCCCCCTCCATTTCAGTGTCTGTGCCTGATGATGAGCCCTACAATTCCGATGAGGAGTACTATGAACACCCTTTGTTCAGCTCCGAGTGGACTGGCTCTAGTacacatcccagtgccacagtGAAGAGCAGAGAGGTCTTGTTGGGCCATGATGAAGGTGAACTGAGCATTGTCCCATTCGGTTCCTCTTCCCCTCTACCCACCTTCCATCCATTCCATTCTATACGTGCCTGGGATTGCAGCCTTCTGGGGAGGGAAACCTAGTTGTATTTTTTCCCTACATGGAAGTAATGGCCCTCAAAGAGTCTCTTCATGTCAAGGTAAAGCTGTAGCCTGAGCAAGGAATGCAGCTTTGGGGTCAGTGTAACCATGGTCCCTGCTTAAATCAGGGCTCTTGTTCTCCAGACCCGGCTTTTAGCAGAAGCAAAAGGAGCAGATAGTTCAAAGAAGTGGAagccattttttcctttgtgccaGAAAAATACTGCTGAGAACAATGTGCAAACTAGGCCAAAAGATGGTTACTCGAGGTAAGTCAGTTAACACAatggggaaaaaccccacatcTATACCAAAGACAGCTGTGGGAGGTTCGAGGTCTTTAATTTTCTGGTAGGCAAAGTCAGTAAGTTTTACCTCAGTGTAGACAGACAATTTCAGCAGTATTGGgtcatgtttcattttcagctgttttgtgGACACACCCCATTAGCATTGTACCAGCAGATtgaaaacaaggaggaaaagaagattTATTGTCTCTCTGTACCTCCTTTTTCTATGACCTGAGCACATCAGTAAATAGTATTTTATTAGTGGGTGTTACATAAAAGTGAAATGGCTTGAGACACAGGAGCTGAAGTTAAAATCAGTACTGAAAGGTTTGTCTCTCAGGAGGATGGAGCTGTGTGCTTGAAACTGCTTACTGGGTGGTTTCAAGAAAACCAGAGTTGCTCTGAATTAACCGGGCAATATAGCCTAATACTACAACAGCACCAGTAAGAGATCAATGCTAATAACTGAAGATTGTTAATGTCAGCATGTCTGCCTGAAGCTCAGAGAGATAAAAAATCAATACAGCTTGAGTGCCTATACCTGTACTTAGAGCACTCCTGGCCTGGTTAGTTCTTAGGCAGCTTCCTTTTCAGTCATATGCATCTGCCTCTGGTGAAAGTCTAAGATCTCAGAACATCTATGTGGGGTAAAATAAAAAGGGGAATAAGCTAGATCATAAGTGAGGAGatagtaattttaaaacagtCCCACTCAATTGCTGCCAGTAGGCTGGCAGTCTGCTTGGCATTAGAGTCTGCTGCACTAAGGCAGAATATTGGATTCCTTCATTAAGTCAGGGATAACTTTCTAGTttgagtaattatttttaatcacatAGTATTGTGTGAAGTGTCTCAGGAAATGGAGCTATATACCTGGAACTGCTGAGAGTAAAATTAGAGGCTTTCCCTAACACTTTTAATTGAAAGAGATGCACATACAAAACTACATAaaattggaaaaagaaaagtaagttacTCAAGTCAGGGCCTCTTACAGCTGGAGGGAGACCTGCTGTCCTGCCAGTCAGCTTTTACAATTTGCTCATGGGTAAATATCCCTGTAATGCTCAGGCATTGGTCCAGGTTTGATTCTGAATCTTCTGGCTTCTGTTCATTTAAGATATTGTGTCTAACCCTAACTATTTTATATGTTATGAATAGTGTTGTTCTTTACATAATGATATTTCTCAGACTCAAATAGTGTTCATGTTCCTTAAATCACTCTTTTAAAGGGCATAACTGGAAGAGATGATTGTCTGGTCTTCACTGGGCCAATCTCAGGAGGAAAATCAAGCACTTGTAAAGACGTTTTATTTTAATGCCAAGGGGCTGGATGCAGCCACTTCCAGATTCAAAACCACTTTGTTCTAAATCTGACTCAGCAAAGTACGTAATCATAAGACACACTTTAAACCCAGGAGGGTCATCAGGTTGCCTGCAGCATGGCTGCTGGTCAGCTGCTTAACTATGATGCCTTGAGACACCCCAGAAAGCAGGACTTGAAGCCAAGTTAGtatgggataagataaaaaggtagacTCTTTAATGTCTAGGCTTAGGGCCTTCAGGAATACATGAGGACGCTCCCCAAACACTGattttctatggtttttatacTATTGTTCACCCAATCCCCTattcacacatctctcagtccagccgCGTCCTGCCCACGGCATACCCcgtcaggatttgagtctgggggacagtgggatctcttcatcatcatctttctcttcctcGTAGCACACAGGAATACTTGGAGGTCTTCCAGCATTCTGTTTTCGAGGTCGTtggcttatgtttatgtcttgtaGAACAGGCCTTAAAATATTattcagccttctaccttgaaaagaagtctaaatAACTAATGGAAGGTCAGGCATTGATATGGGATGGGGGTTAGAATATATAAACACTGAATttaagctgccagaaatattaacaaCACTAAATATGCATTTTCACTACAGTTagaagtacttctaaaatctataaaaactAAAAAGTCAAAAATGAAAACCCCCTGAGGCATCACTGTGTTGCTGAATCACAGGTTTCACACTTAATCCTGACTTCTTATCTGGAGGAATATTAATAGCGCATAGTAAATTTTGTCTGAGTAGCAGTGGCAGGAGTACATGGAGACTTTTCTAATCATTCTTCTGCCATGGCATGACTAAAGACTGTTATTGATGTTACTATACTGTTTCTAGCAGCCTGTAAGCAGAGTGATATATTTTAGAGATTCAGATGAACAAATAGTTTTATTGAATTCATTGGTTTCTTTGACTTAATTGGTGATGAGGGGGCTAGTGGGCAAAGAGCAAAGCAAATTAAGGGTCTTTCTGTTAAAACTGGAATTTTCACATATAGATTTCAGATATCAGACAGCTTAAGGATGAACTTGTTTGTAAACCTGTTCAATGTATTGGCTAAAATCTTGCAAAAATGTTAGTTATCAGCCATGCACAAAGCCCGTTAAGACTATGGAAGTGCTCAGTATTGTGCCAAATCCAGGATTCATGCAATAGATTGACTTGCTGGCATTTAGCAGTCAATATTACCAAGGTCAGTGGAAAGCAATCAGTGCCTCATACCTTCCTTCACCTGAGTTGAATGTCTTGTACTGGATTAAACAGCACATTTATCAGAAAAATATCAGTGTGCTTTTTGCTCATTGATGCATTGATGTTTTCGGAGGCATACATCATTCAATACCATCTCCATTTTGAATACCATCTCCCTTTGCAATGACTATTTGACTCACAGTCATCACTGGGAGAGGTATACCTGTAGAACACTTTCAGCTCCCCTCTTACAGCATAACCATGTTTCTCTAGGGAAGACAGgatttcagtttggtttttttccctaaggaAAATTGATTTCCATGGTGACTAAAAAGGACTGGATGCTAAAAGCCCTTTGACACACTTAAATCCAAAATGTTGAGCTGAAAGTGTTCTGTAAAAGCAGTCCTGTTCAGCTGTGTGCTTGATGTTTACTGTTGGTGTTGATGTCACCTCCTTTTTCCATCCTCAAGAAGAAGAACTGGTAAAGAGTCCAGTGGCTGTAGAAGCAAaacctgctgctcttcctgggATGCAAATGGGAAAAGAGCACGGTCCCACTGAGTCTTTGGACCAGGCAAAGGGCCTCTGTGAGGGTCAGTCGTGTTCTGATTCAGAGGCCAAAGTGTGTTCTGAAGACAAAGTGCCAAGTGTGGCATCCAGCAGGGAGAGTGTAACTGTTATGGCGGGAACACCCCGAAAGATGCATCCCCCTCCTTGGCTGAGGAAAGTGTGTCCTCTAGGTTTGCATGTGTTTGCTGCTGGTTAATCCTTCTCCAACTTTCTCCAGTGCTTTCCAAGgctgcttcattttctgtttttcccatttattgGTATGACTGCTCTTGTTATTATGCTTGAAGAGTGTGTAGCAGATAATGATTGCATAGGTGCTGTATGACAACATGGTTTCCCACTGCTGCGGCTGATTCCTGATTTTTGACTTTGCCATGATGAAATGTGCTTTGCAGCTAAGctgatgcctttttttcccatctctgaTATGTTTGCCAGTCACATTGCTAAtctgtgtatattttttttttggtgcagaGATTCATCTGCTTTTTCAAACAGCAGATTTATTGCCTTTGACTATGACATAAAGATACTTGAACtgtagaaatgttttcatttgcagtGTGCaggtgttttgttggtttggtttggtttttttgtgtgcgCTTCAGTGCCTGCTGGTTTAGTTGCCTTAAAGTTATTGCTTCTTACGTCATACCGTTGCCATTCATTGAGTCCACCCTTCCTCTCTTCAGTTGTTGCTAGAACTCtgattttttgtgtgtcttaCCTTATTACAAATGTTTAACCCTGCTGGAGTGCCCTTCTTAGGAAAAACTTCCGTCACTTCCGGGGGACATTTACCTTCAAAGTGAAGGCTAAAATTGGGTGCATTGGGTGAAGTTCTGATCTGTTCTCTGAACAAAATATTTGCTGCAATAGTCTTTCAGTACATAAAAACTAGGCTTCAGGATTTCCCTTTTAATGGTGTTTCTCTTCAGCCAGTGCAACAAGATACAAAGACCACTTGTGTGGAATAGTGATGTACCCACGCCCTACGTGGCTAATAAGTGCTGCATTTGGGAGGCAGGTGTTCTGGCTGGCCTATCTGCAGAACACTGAATTCCTTTGGCAGTCAGAATATGTTTTGATGCCATTGGTATTGTTCATTTGTACTACAGTAAGAGGCACAGTAGGatgcacagagaaaagcagtatCTAGCTATTTAATTCCTGTGAAATTAGAACTACATCAGCTCGGTGACCAACCATGTCTGTATACTTTATAGAGTTTTCAATTCAGTCACcaaatataaaaacataaagtAGCAAAATTACTGTAGTTGTAGACTTCTGATTTGACTACCTGTGGAGTTTCAAATGGCAGTTGCTTTTTGGACTCAATATTAACATACgcaaatatttaaagaatgACCAATACTTGGGTACTAAttgttctaaaaaaaaatcagattcatCAGAGCAAAAAAATGGCTCCATGGACTTCAAATCAGATCTGAGGAAATACCGCGTTGGCCCAATGCTGGTTGTAACAAGCTTtagaaaaaactatttttttacaGATCACTGCAGAAAGATCTGCCACATTCTGCAGTCTGGTCATATTTTCAATGATAGGAAGTTTTCAGAATTATGGGAACCATTGTTTTCCATATGATATTAAAAAGAGATCAAGCTATTAATGTTTAATAGagcatatattaaaaaaatctaacaaGATATTACTCTCTGAAAATACAGTGACAGGGTAtaagataatattttttgtttcaaattagCTTAATAAGGTCAATCAAGTGTTCTTTGACTTCAGTTACAGCTGTAGGTGACTGACCATTTTGAAGACCAGGCCTTCAAGATCCGGGTCTGTTAATAGATCTGTTGCTGATTTACACATGGTGGGTTTGTGACAGTAGTGAGATTTTTGTCATTTGCCAAACAGTGAATGTTAAAAGTTGgtacaattaaaaaaagagcCTCTTCTGGCACGTTCAAAACCTTTTGCATGCATTATCTCTTTAGTTTAGGCTGCATATagaacaaaaatgcaaaaaagaggcagaaaggtGAAACTACTTATGCTTTAAATATCACAACACACAAATACATGATCGATTTGATTAAAGTTACAGACGTGACTAATGCAGAACTAACATAAAGCTATGGAGTCCAGCAAAGCTACCAATGAAGTGAGGATTATGTGTGGGTTTGCTGTTATATACAAAATCATGAAGGAGAAGAATTCACATGAAATCATCTCATTTCAGTGGTCACATTTATATGTGTAAAACTCATATTTTCACTATAAAACCTCATATACTGAAACAAAACTAGGATTTAAGACTCTAAAGCAGATTTCTAGGTGGATGGCCTTGCTGCATGTTTGcatctttcttcctctccattCCATCATTCATACCAAGGTGTTGTAAGCCACATGACTGCCTGTCTGTAAGTGCTTTAAATAATATTGttataaaactgaaacaaactACTTCAGATTTACTTGCAGCCACGAAGATGGAATTCCATGTCCAGGAGGTTGCACGCCCTTTCGCAGCAGGACCATTAGACACAAAGCAACATGAATGTGGGAAAGATAGAAAAGCTGTTGAGGAACATAAATACGATGCCTTAGTTCCACAACCAGCAAAAACAGAGGCTGTAGATAAGAAGGACCCACAGagcaaagacaaagaaaaaatgtcttcacCTCCATCAGAAAAGATGTTGGAAACTGATTCACAGCAGAAAGGGGAAGCCAGTTTTGCAGAACCTGCTGCCGCCAAACCTCCTGCTTCCCAAGAACAAAAGGACTTGTCATCTCAACTGCCTAAAGGGAGCAGGACAGAAGAAAGGACTGCAGATGTGCCCTCATCAACCAACCAAGTTATGTCTATCAAATTTCAAGACGACCTTAAAGATGTCCAAGGTGTTGCCATCAGCCATGGCCAAAATTCTCTATTGCTACCAGAACCCAAAGCAGAAGCAGCCAAAATTGAGCTTCCTTCAGGCCCATCTCCTGTTGTCCCCCAGGAGTTTTTGCTCAAAGACGCCTTCAATACAAAACAGGAGCCCACTGACCAACTGTTTGCTAAAGACCTCAGTAAAGATGAACAGATCCACAGAGACAGAACATTAGCTTTGCAAGAAGTCTCAGCACTAACTGTAGATGGCCTGAAAACACCAAGCACCCCGAAAATCCCTGcatggagggaggaaaaagataTGACCAAGGATGAGAGTGATGAGGAAGAAAGGTATGACTTCTATGATAAAGGGGAGGCTCAAATATTAGATGATGGGAAATTAACCACAAAATCTGAAGTTGAGACACTTTCCTTAGACAAAGTAGACTTTCAAAAGGATGATGAAGCTAAAAGGCCACGTGATActgtcagaacagaaaaagaaatggaccAAAGTGGGCTCCCAGCAACGAGAGACATAGAAAAGGAGGTACAACCAAGCATACAGGTACTCCCAGCCAAGTTAAGCCATGAACTGACTCCTGAGAAAACAATAGAGCACCCTGAAACCACTCAATTATCCAGAGTAATAACGAAAGCCCCTGAGGCACCACATTTTGCCACTGAAAAGACTTGTActcttgaagaaaaatatgctaAAAAAGATACCAAGGTGAATAAGACAAGTGTTTCAGCTCCTCATCAAatgaaagaggaggaggatcaTTCAGgaatgtcaaaatattttgaaacctCTGCTTTGAAAGAGGAAGCATTCAAGGCAGATGGTCTGAAACAAGGCAGTGATTACTATGAGCTAAGTGACACTAAAGAGAGTATATATGAGCCTTATCAGAGAGGTCATCTAATAGCTGAagatggagaggaggaggaagaagaattACAGACAGAATTAAATCAGAAACAGACCATGCATGCTCATGAAATGGGGTACAGTACCCTGGCTCAGAGCTATACACCAGATGCATCCGAAGAACCCAGCTCCCCAACAGAAAGAATGTTCACTATTGACCCCAAAGTCTATGGGGATAAGAGAGAActtcacagtaaaaataaagatgatttAACTCTGAGCAGGAGCTTGGGACTTGGGGGGAGATCTGCAATTGAACAGAGAAGTATGTCTATTAACTTGCCCATGTCTTGCTTGGATTCAATAGCTCTAGGATTTAGCTTTGGTCGTGCACACGATCTTTCTCCCCTGGCTTCAGACATTCTAACTAACACTAGTGGAAGTATGGATGAAGGTGATGACTACATACCAGCAACCACACCAGCACTGGAGAGGCCCCCCTGCTTCCCCATTGATAGTAGAGAGGAAGATCAGCAcattgaagaagaaaaagcaatacCAGAAGAAAAAGTCCAGCCTGAGACCTTGGCCGAATCATCTTTCCAGGCCAAGGATTATTACAAAAATGGGGCTGTCCTGGCTCCTGACCTGCCTGAAATGTTAGACTTGGCAGGGACAAGATCTAGATTAGCCTCTGTGAGTACAGATGCTGAGGTGGCACAGAAGAAGCCAGTTCCTTCTGACACTGTTGTGGAAGacaacagcacagccctgccagccatggcagatgaaaaCCATGTAATTCTAAAAGCTGAAAGTCAGCTGGAAGACTTGGGCTACTGTGTTTTCAATAAGTACACAGtcccactcccttctccagttCAGGACAGTGAGAATTTAACGAGTGAAACCTGTCCCTTCTACGAAGGCACAGATGAAAAATTGAGACGCAGCCTGGCTCCTGACCTGTCTTTAATAGAAGTGAAgctggcagctgctgaaaaatcaaaagaatTCCTTGGTGAAAAGGACTTAGGTCAGCATGGTGAGTCCATTCTGGTGAGGGACTttgagcaggagaaaaaagagaagctgGATACTGTGCTAGAAAGGAGTGAAGATCAAGCTGACTCTAAAGAGGTCTGTCCCACTaaaggagcagagccagagaaaATGAGAGATGAGGCAAcatcagaaaggaaagaagaaaacgTGGCTGGTAAAGTTCATTTACCTGGTGATACCATGTATGACAGAAAATCTGCTTCAGAGATAGCAATAGAAAAGGATTCTGTTTCTTTGTTGATAGAGAAAGAGAAGACTCTCAGTGTTGTTCCTGAAATAGCTGAGATAGAAGCTCCAGTTAAACCAGATTACAATGCTATAAAGCACGATATGGAAGTAGCTGCAAGGAGAGCTGACCAGGAACATCAGAGTCAGTTAGATGCTAAGATTGGTGGGGGTGTTTCCCTCTCTTCGGAGAAGGACAAAGCCTCTGCTGAAAGAGCAGAGCCTGAACCTAAAGACACTCAGCAGAAAGATGAGAGCATGTTCTCCAAGGAAGCAAAAGATTCAGATGTACTTTCCAAAACTGAGCCTAGTTACATGAAGGATGGCACCAAACtgtcagaaacagaaattaaggaaaaagtAACTAAGCCAGATCTGGTACATCAAGAGGCAGTTGATAAAGAGGAGTCTTATGAATCTAGTGGAGAGCATGACCAAGCCCAAGAAGGTTTGAATGGAGAATCTGTGAAACCAGAGGATATCAAAGCAGAAACTCCAAAACTTCCCATGTCTGGGCAAGAGATGCCTGCAAAGGAGACTTCTGTGGAGCATCTCCTTTCAAAAGCTGAGTGTCTCCAGGAAGAGCCTCCTGAGATTCAGATGGAGAGCATACCACAGCCTGCAGAAGGAGCTGAAAAGATTCCTGATGTGGCTATGAAACTTACGGAAACCCAAAAGCTTCTGCCATGTGACGTGGCACCTGGGGCCACAAAGGAAGAAGAACGTGAAGAAGAAGAGACTGAAgtacagcaagaagaaaaagaagaggataAGCAGCATCTGGTATCAGAAATGCCCGCAGGCTTCAGGGAGCTTGCTGCTGAAGAAATGCTAGCCAAGGGTAGCCCAGAAGCACTGCCTGAACTGAAAGGCATTATTGAATCAGTGGTGACAGTTGAGGATGACTTTATCACAGTGGTGCAGACGACAGTTGATGAGGGTGAATCTGCTTCTCACAGTGTGCGCTTTGCTGCTACTCAACAGGAAGACATTGAAACAGGAGATTCTCAGGCCGAAGAGGAACTGGAAGTTGAAGAAATGGAAATTGAGCCCAAGGAGGGCTCCCCAGAGGCTCCTGCTTCACCCCAGAGAGAAGAAATCCTGCTCACTGACTACAAGACAGAGACATTTGATGATTACAAAGATGAAACAACAATTGATGACTCCGTCATGGACACAGACAGTCTCTGGGCAGACACTCAAGGTGTGCATTATCctttctgttttgtctgttGAATATTTTTGCTTCCAAGTAATAATGattgaaaaacaaatttattaCAGTTATAATAGTAATCTCTGCatgtttcagaaaaatgctaaaatagtatgcctttttttttgttaattgtATGTGCTGTCTTCAACTATtatttccctgctccagcacagtaTTGTTAACATTTGTTACTAatcttttgtttgttgttaCAATTTGCTCTGATCCTACAGATGATGATAGGAGCATCATGACTGAACAGTTAGAGACTGTTCCTAaagaggagaaggcagagagagaatTGCGAAGATCATCTCTCGATAAGcataaaaaagagaaaccttttaaaactgggagaggcaggattTCTACtcctgaaaggaaaatagctAAAAAGGAACCTAGCACACTCTCCAGAGATgaagtgagaaggaaaaaaggttcATATAACACTCCctattacaatattttttttattttcttcctaatttacAGTACTATCCAATTACTGTTGTAGATTGTATGCATCATAACAATATAAGTTATGGTGGTTTTAAATGAGACATTGTACAAATATATGAGAAGCCATGTGCAAGGCTCACTGCTCCACTGGTCCTGTTTCACAGTAGACATCCCCACTGACCACTGTGTAACACATCTGAGTTAATGCACTAGTGCTTCCCCTCCTCTAATGTAGGGTTTGATCTGTTACTCCCAGTAAAAGCAATGCATTGCATTGGAGTTGTGGAGCAGTGGGCCTGCCACTTGATGTATCATATGAAACTgttcactgttttttttcctgattctatgtttttgtgttctttttgcCCATAGCAGTGTATAAGAAAGCTGAACTTGCTAAAAAAACTGAAGTTCAGGCCCACTCTCCCTCCAGGAAAATCATTTTAAAACCTGCTATCAAATATACTAGACCAACTCATCTCTCCTGTGTTAAACGGAAGCAGACAGGTGACTGCGTTCTGTTCAGTTATGCAATGTGGCTGGCAAACattgacattttcttttgtaaatcTCATGGCTATAGCAGCttctctattattttttttctctagtaaTATCAAGCTTcacaaatagtattttttttttagtgttttgtaccattttttcttttcttctttctttgctg comes from the Pithys albifrons albifrons isolate INPA30051 chromosome 8, PitAlb_v1, whole genome shotgun sequence genome and includes:
- the MAP2 gene encoding microtubule-associated protein 2 isoform X7 → MAEDRKDESKAPHWTSGQLTEASSHPHSPEIKDQGGAGAGLARSANGFPYQDDEGPRLGGHEQLGTYAQTKENGINGEVSSGDRETAEEVSARIVQVVTAEAVAVLKGEQEKEAQHKDQPGPLPLVEESANLPPSPPPSPASEQTGALEEATKMEFHVQEVARPFAAGPLDTKQHECGKDRKAVEEHKYDALVPQPAKTEAVDKKDPQSKDKEKMSSPPSEKMLETDSQQKGEASFAEPAAAKPPASQEQKDLSSQLPKGSRTEERTADVPSSTNQVMSIKFQDDLKDVQGVAISHGQNSLLLPEPKAEAAKIELPSGPSPVVPQEFLLKDAFNTKQEPTDQLFAKDLSKDEQIHRDRTLALQEVSALTVDGLKTPSTPKIPAWREEKDMTKDESDEEERYDFYDKGEAQILDDGKLTTKSEVETLSLDKVDFQKDDEAKRPRDTVRTEKEMDQSGLPATRDIEKEVQPSIQVLPAKLSHELTPEKTIEHPETTQLSRVITKAPEAPHFATEKTCTLEEKYAKKDTKVNKTSVSAPHQMKEEEDHSGMSKYFETSALKEEAFKADGLKQGSDYYELSDTKESIYEPYQRGHLIAEDGEEEEEELQTELNQKQTMHAHEMGYSTLAQSYTPDASEEPSSPTERMFTIDPKVYGDKRELHSKNKDDLTLSRSLGLGGRSAIEQRSMSINLPMSCLDSIALGFSFGRAHDLSPLASDILTNTSGSMDEGDDYIPATTPALERPPCFPIDSREEDQHIEEEKAIPEEKVQPETLAESSFQAKDYYKNGAVLAPDLPEMLDLAGTRSRLASVSTDAEVAQKKPVPSDTVVEDNSTALPAMADENHVILKAESQLEDLGYCVFNKYTVPLPSPVQDSENLTSETCPFYEGTDEKLRRSLAPDLSLIEVKLAAAEKSKEFLGEKDLGQHGESILVRDFEQEKKEKLDTVLERSEDQADSKEVCPTKGAEPEKMRDEATSERKEENVAGKVHLPGDTMYDRKSASEIAIEKDSVSLLIEKEKTLSVVPEIAEIEAPVKPDYNAIKHDMEVAARRADQEHQSQLDAKIGGGVSLSSEKDKASAERAEPEPKDTQQKDESMFSKEAKDSDVLSKTEPSYMKDGTKLSETEIKEKVTKPDLVHQEAVDKEESYESSGEHDQAQEGLNGESVKPEDIKAETPKLPMSGQEMPAKETSVEHLLSKAECLQEEPPEIQMESIPQPAEGAEKIPDVAMKLTETQKLLPCDVAPGATKEEEREEEETEVQQEEKEEDKQHLVSEMPAGFRELAAEEMLAKGSPEALPELKGIIESVVTVEDDFITVVQTTVDEGESASHSVRFAATQQEDIETGDSQAEEELEVEEMEIEPKEGSPEAPASPQREEILLTDYKTETFDDYKDETTIDDSVMDTDSLWADTQDDDRSIMTEQLETVPKEEKAERELRRSSLDKHKKEKPFKTGRGRISTPERKIAKKEPSTLSRDEVRRKKAVYKKAELAKKTEVQAHSPSRKIILKPAIKYTRPTHLSCVKRKQTAAGGETNQAPGVFKQAKEKLSTASLSKIPASKSRAKSLLPPRPSSACSLTTKMATFLDRDSYYVRPSSAGPGDSKSDIKDGVSKSPEKRSSLPRPSSILPPRRGVSGDRDREENSLSLTSSLSSSVRRTTRSEPIRSRTGKSGTSTPTTPGSTAITPGTPPSYASRTPGTPGTPSYSRTPHTPGTPKSAILVPTEKKVAIIRTPPKSPATPKQLRVINQPLPDLKNVRSKIGSTDNIRYQPKGGQVRILNKKIDFSDIQSRCGSRDNIKHSAGGGNVQIVTKKIDLSHVTSKCGSLKNIHHKPGGGRVKIESVKLDFKEKAQAKVGSLENAHHVPGGGNVKIDSQKLNFREHAKARVDHGAEIITQSPGRSSVASPRRLSNVSSSGSINLLESPQLATLAEDVTAALAKQGL